The following proteins come from a genomic window of Gigantopelta aegis isolate Gae_Host unplaced genomic scaffold, Gae_host_genome ctg5185_pilon_pilon, whole genome shotgun sequence:
- the LOC121366281 gene encoding LOW QUALITY PROTEIN: 8-amino-7-oxononanoate synthase-like (The sequence of the model RefSeq protein was modified relative to this genomic sequence to represent the inferred CDS: inserted 1 base in 1 codon; deleted 1 base in 1 codon; substituted 1 base at 1 genomic stop codon), with translation MAGTYISHYIRSGLVLWIGKLIVSLQNNTNPDKKDKPQKKTVRKYGVGSXGPRGFYGTMGGSSNVHERIAKFTGREEAIVYSFGFAAIASAIPAFXKKTDIIFWCWILLSASLPPLLTTAAIEALDTMDKSPEIFEKLRENAKTLRTF, from the exons ATGGCTG GCACCTACATATCACATTATATTAGAAGTGGATTGGTATTGTGGATTGGCAAGTTAATTGTTTctttacaaaacaatacaaatccTGACAAGAAGGATAAACCACAAAAGAAG ACTGTCAGGAAATATGGAGTGGGTT TTGGACCACGAGGGTTCTATGGCACAATGGGTGGGTCCAGTAACGTACAT GAACGTATAGCTAAATTCACTGGCAGAGAAGAAGCTATAGTTTACTCATTTGGGTTTGCTGCCATAGCTAGTGCCATACCTGCT TTCTAAAAGAAAACAGACATCATCTTTTG GTGCTGGATACTGCTTAGtgcatcacttccaccattgcTTACTACAGCTGCAATAGAGGCACTCGATACTATGGACAAGTCACCTGAGATATTTGAAAAACTCAGAGAGAATGCTAAGACATTAAGAACCTTTTAA